The following are from one region of the Hydrogenophaga sp. BPS33 genome:
- a CDS encoding NrtA/SsuA/CpmA family ABC transporter substrate-binding protein codes for MSSLSSSVCSPSSCALSRRSLLTAAAGGTVLSAVPGLSLAQGKMPASIRYALIGEGKAEPGTVLRYGIGGMNPSKDLGGAKIDWRPGFPATLPIIEAIRGGAIDFSFATSTAMIYAVGGKVPVVPLGVYPLPSDTCYLLVHADSGIKSVQDLKGKRVADHRGTTGTYALVRTLEAAGMKLSDIQYVNLAAPDAEAAFANKRIDAWLSWQPTMELARRRYNATMLPGVKTYDYGFFVAREQFAKDHPEAVAILLRNVRDAQRQLEAKPEEVVGQFQKLGGFGNNPMEHDVYLYLAKNRLLSYSGAGSLKAVDENTANEVQRLADSFHELKIYPEKIKIKEWLMSATPPNVRDAVAAELRRSA; via the coding sequence ATGTCTAGCCTGTCTTCGTCTGTTTGCTCCCCATCGTCCTGCGCGCTGTCGCGCCGTTCGCTGTTGACGGCCGCCGCCGGCGGCACCGTGCTGAGCGCCGTGCCCGGCCTGTCCCTGGCGCAGGGCAAGATGCCCGCGTCCATCCGCTACGCGTTGATCGGCGAAGGCAAGGCCGAGCCGGGCACCGTGCTGCGCTACGGCATCGGCGGCATGAACCCGTCGAAGGACCTGGGGGGCGCCAAGATCGACTGGCGCCCGGGCTTCCCCGCCACGCTGCCCATCATTGAAGCCATTCGCGGTGGCGCGATCGACTTCTCCTTCGCCACCTCCACCGCCATGATCTACGCGGTGGGCGGCAAGGTGCCGGTGGTGCCGCTGGGCGTGTATCCCTTGCCCAGCGACACCTGCTACCTGCTGGTCCACGCCGACTCGGGCATCAAGAGCGTGCAGGACCTCAAGGGCAAGCGCGTGGCCGACCACCGCGGTACCACCGGCACCTACGCCCTGGTGCGCACACTCGAGGCTGCGGGCATGAAGCTCTCGGACATCCAGTACGTGAACCTGGCCGCGCCCGATGCGGAAGCCGCCTTCGCCAACAAGCGCATCGACGCCTGGCTGTCGTGGCAGCCCACGATGGAGTTGGCGCGCCGCCGCTACAACGCCACCATGCTGCCCGGCGTGAAGACCTACGACTACGGCTTCTTCGTCGCGCGCGAACAGTTCGCCAAGGACCATCCCGAAGCTGTCGCCATCCTGCTGCGCAACGTGCGCGACGCGCAGCGCCAGCTCGAGGCCAAGCCCGAAGAGGTGGTGGGCCAGTTCCAGAAGCTCGGCGGCTTCGGCAACAATCCGATGGAGCACGACGTGTACCTCTACCTGGCCAAGAACCGCCTGCTCTCGTACTCCGGCGCGGGCAGCCTCAAAGCGGTCGACGAGAACACCGCCAACGAAGTGCAACGCCTGGCCGACAGCTTCCACGAACTCAAGATCTACCCGGAAAAAATCAAGATCAAGGAGTGGCTCATGAGCGCCACACCGCCGAACGTGCGCGACGCCGTCGCGGCCGAGCTGCGGCGCAGTGCCTGA
- a CDS encoding ABC transporter permease subunit has product MTSPSSSSAVAPPLESAAAQAASAIRARPPRFNFHHLLPWIVPICALILWQASATFAWVSPGTLPAPTAVLQAALDLMETGELQKGIGVSLMRIAAGFGIGATLGLVLGFLVGMSNVAEGLVDRTLQMVRVVPHLALVPLMIAWFGIGEEPKIILVAMGTLFPVYLNTVNGIKNVDARLIQLGRAYGLNQWELIRDVILMGAMPSILTGIRYSLGVAWLTLVVAETINAQDGIGFIAQNAREMMRNDRVILAILIYSFAGLLADQLTRLVEARVLRWHSSYQPRGAQP; this is encoded by the coding sequence GTGACATCGCCCAGCTCTTCATCCGCCGTTGCCCCGCCGCTGGAGTCCGCCGCCGCGCAGGCCGCCAGCGCCATACGCGCGCGCCCGCCGCGCTTCAACTTCCACCACCTGCTGCCCTGGATCGTGCCGATCTGTGCGTTGATCCTGTGGCAAGCGTCGGCCACCTTTGCCTGGGTCTCGCCCGGCACGCTGCCGGCACCCACCGCTGTGCTGCAGGCCGCGCTCGACTTGATGGAAACGGGCGAGCTGCAGAAGGGCATCGGGGTCAGCCTGATGCGCATCGCCGCGGGCTTCGGCATCGGTGCCACGCTCGGCCTGGTGCTGGGCTTCCTGGTCGGCATGTCCAACGTGGCCGAAGGCCTGGTCGACCGCACGCTGCAGATGGTGCGCGTCGTGCCCCACCTCGCGCTCGTGCCCTTGATGATCGCGTGGTTCGGCATCGGCGAAGAGCCCAAGATCATTCTCGTGGCCATGGGCACGCTGTTCCCGGTGTACCTGAACACGGTCAACGGCATCAAGAACGTGGACGCGCGCCTCATCCAGCTGGGCCGCGCCTACGGCCTGAACCAGTGGGAGCTGATCCGCGACGTCATCCTCATGGGTGCGATGCCCTCCATCCTCACCGGCATCCGCTACTCACTCGGCGTGGCCTGGCTCACGCTGGTGGTGGCCGAGACCATCAACGCGCAGGACGGCATTGGCTTCATCGCGCAGAACGCGCGCGAAATGATGCGCAACGACCGCGTCATCCTGGCCATCCTGATCTATTCGTTCGCCGGCCTGCTGGCCGACCAATTGACCCGCCTGGTCGAAGCGCGCGTGCTTCGCTGGCACAGCAGCTACCAACCCCGAGGAGCCCAACCATGA
- a CDS encoding ABC transporter ATP-binding protein codes for MNAVVGLQIRDLGHSYGASRVFDRLDLDIEPGSFVSFLGASGTGKSTLLRLISKLEKPVRGQISPVGQRADHAPPTIRVMFQEDRLLPWRTALQNVQLGLNGREQDALTLMKAVGLQGKETLWPSQLSGGQRQRVALARALIQHPDWLMLDEPFGALDALTRVTAQQLLERLWLEKPCTVMLVTHDVEEALVLSDRVIVIGDGGVLQDIRIDLPRPRHRGDAHLAKMKESLLESLIH; via the coding sequence ATGAACGCCGTCGTCGGCCTCCAGATCCGCGACCTGGGTCACAGCTACGGCGCCAGCCGCGTGTTCGACCGTCTCGATCTCGACATCGAGCCTGGCAGCTTCGTCTCCTTCCTGGGCGCCAGCGGCACCGGCAAGAGCACCTTGCTGCGCCTGATCTCCAAACTGGAGAAGCCGGTGCGCGGCCAGATCTCGCCTGTGGGGCAGCGCGCGGACCACGCGCCGCCCACCATCCGCGTGATGTTCCAGGAAGACCGCCTGCTGCCGTGGCGCACCGCGTTGCAGAACGTGCAACTGGGCCTCAACGGCCGCGAACAAGACGCGCTCACACTCATGAAGGCCGTTGGCCTGCAGGGCAAGGAAACGCTGTGGCCCTCGCAGCTCTCGGGTGGCCAGCGCCAGCGCGTGGCACTAGCGCGCGCGCTGATTCAGCACCCGGACTGGCTGATGCTCGACGAACCCTTCGGCGCGCTGGACGCGCTCACCCGGGTGACCGCGCAGCAACTGCTCGAGAGGCTCTGGCTGGAGAAGCCTTGCACCGTCATGCTCGTCACGCACGACGTCGAGGAGGCCCTGGTGCTGTCCGACCGCGTGATCGTCATCGGCGACGGCGGCGTGCTGCAAGACATCCGCATCGACCTGCCACGCCCGCGCCACCGCGGCGACGCCCATCTCGCCAAGATGAAAGAGTCGCTTCTCGAGAGTCTCATCCATTGA